The proteins below are encoded in one region of Pseudoduganella armeniaca:
- a CDS encoding PEP-CTERM sorting domain-containing protein, whose protein sequence is MRLLTTSLNGLAAAAGFVLASSALAAPITAGGVTWDQGYALDFLSSSLQVQQKIAADGTARGFGVISTMNGTAANRFCPGCTVTFQYRDYRPVTTHGNLTYFGGGAVDIFVYHGNSTIDPSDPTTMSEANTGLGVLWLSMVGHAVDGATLVGTRAGSGNNPNIAGLGQLDVVGGVAKAYFDTDQYEDGSDMGISTSFTRPYGRGGVSHMVGTGNFFGTSVAVPEPGTLALMGLGLAGLWASGRQRRA, encoded by the coding sequence ATGCGCTTATTGACAACCTCATTGAACGGTCTGGCCGCTGCGGCAGGCTTCGTTCTGGCAAGTTCTGCGCTGGCGGCGCCCATCACGGCCGGTGGCGTGACCTGGGACCAAGGCTATGCGCTGGACTTCCTGTCGTCCTCGCTGCAAGTACAGCAAAAGATCGCGGCGGACGGCACGGCGCGCGGCTTCGGTGTCATCTCGACGATGAATGGCACGGCCGCCAACCGCTTTTGCCCCGGCTGCACCGTCACGTTCCAATACCGCGACTATCGGCCCGTAACGACGCACGGCAACCTGACGTACTTCGGCGGCGGCGCCGTGGACATTTTCGTCTACCACGGCAACTCGACGATCGACCCGTCCGATCCCACCACGATGTCCGAAGCGAACACGGGCCTTGGCGTGCTCTGGCTCAGCATGGTTGGCCATGCGGTGGACGGCGCCACGCTGGTCGGCACTCGCGCCGGCAGCGGCAACAATCCCAACATCGCCGGGCTGGGCCAGCTGGACGTGGTGGGTGGCGTCGCCAAGGCCTATTTCGACACCGATCAGTACGAGGATGGCTCGGACATGGGCATCAGCACCAGCTTCACGCGGCCGTACGGGCGCGGCGGCGTCAGCCATATGGTGGGCACGGGCAATTTCTTTGGCACATCCGTGGCGGTGCCCGAGCCGGGTACGCTGGCGCTGATGGGGCTGGGCCTGGCGGGACTGTGGGCGAGCGGACGGCAGCGCCGCGCCTGA
- a CDS encoding glycoside hydrolase family 16 protein produces the protein MNEDRINESGSAFKTLLPGLLLACAVQASASVTNPRIGGLIWSEEFNGTVLDTKIWTPYDGNGCQIGLCGYGNAELEYYSPRNLTIADVPFERGTRALAIQARRERQGSNEFTSGKIDSYNKVQVKYGMVEIRMSTPDLTTGLWPAAWMLGTSAQAWPRKGEIDIMEMGHKASEWSQAGAASANHFVGSNIITWNQAACVPGNETCAASTAWKTKNWYVPATSLVNRFVKYRLYWTDTEMRFTVEDNGVEHDMYDKPLPVNSDALKAPFYLLLNLAVGGNFTDAATPSQVTAPLPSTMYVDYVRVYELDGLGEVKLGNQTVPEAGKFGVYTDNSAVNAKLEAGTTSDIWVWNNNSIGGGSLGPYEGNNVLAWSYNKPGDWFGASIQSRSIRDMTNFRNGTVKFRIKIPANVSFNIGLADTYTNVNWLNFPANTTAFGLVRNGDWATATIPVSTLAGPLVALQSIVDLFMFSSDGNNLPTTAFQFAIDDIVWDAGTPAQSAPQYVTQVAPTTLRFTSTVGEWADVHYAVNNGGQMNVRMRLQNGVSTFEASGLKVGDVVRYNFTYWDAAANHAVDTVPQTYTMQ, from the coding sequence ATGAACGAGGATCGCATTAACGAGTCGGGTAGCGCATTCAAAACGTTGTTGCCAGGCCTGCTGCTGGCCTGTGCCGTACAAGCGAGTGCAAGCGTCACCAACCCAAGGATTGGCGGATTGATCTGGTCTGAGGAATTCAATGGCACGGTGCTGGACACGAAAATCTGGACGCCCTATGACGGCAATGGGTGCCAAATCGGCTTATGTGGCTATGGAAATGCTGAGCTCGAATACTACAGCCCGAGGAATCTGACCATTGCCGATGTGCCATTCGAACGCGGTACGCGTGCACTGGCAATTCAGGCCCGTCGCGAACGCCAAGGCAGCAACGAGTTCACGTCGGGCAAAATCGATTCGTACAACAAGGTCCAGGTGAAGTACGGCATGGTGGAAATTCGCATGAGCACACCTGACCTCACTACCGGCTTGTGGCCCGCTGCCTGGATGCTTGGTACCAGTGCCCAGGCCTGGCCACGCAAGGGCGAAATCGACATCATGGAAATGGGGCACAAAGCCTCCGAATGGTCGCAGGCAGGTGCGGCTTCGGCGAACCATTTTGTTGGTTCCAATATCATCACCTGGAACCAGGCCGCTTGTGTGCCAGGTAACGAAACGTGCGCCGCCTCGACAGCTTGGAAGACCAAGAACTGGTATGTCCCGGCCACCTCCCTGGTCAATCGTTTTGTGAAGTACCGGCTGTATTGGACAGATACCGAGATGCGTTTTACGGTAGAGGACAACGGTGTCGAACACGACATGTACGATAAGCCCCTGCCAGTCAATTCCGACGCTTTGAAGGCGCCGTTCTACCTGCTGCTGAACTTGGCGGTCGGCGGTAATTTCACCGACGCGGCCACCCCAAGCCAGGTCACTGCACCCTTGCCCAGCACGATGTATGTTGACTATGTGCGCGTCTACGAACTGGATGGACTAGGCGAAGTCAAGCTGGGCAATCAGACTGTGCCCGAAGCGGGCAAGTTCGGTGTGTACACGGATAACTCCGCCGTGAATGCCAAGCTGGAAGCCGGCACCACCTCTGACATCTGGGTATGGAACAACAACTCGATAGGCGGTGGCTCCTTGGGTCCCTACGAGGGCAATAATGTCCTCGCTTGGAGCTATAACAAGCCAGGTGATTGGTTTGGCGCGTCGATCCAATCACGCTCGATTCGTGACATGACCAATTTCCGTAACGGCACCGTGAAATTCCGGATCAAGATCCCTGCGAATGTTTCTTTCAACATTGGTCTGGCCGATACGTACACCAACGTGAACTGGCTGAATTTCCCGGCCAACACGACCGCGTTTGGGCTGGTACGCAATGGCGATTGGGCGACCGCCACCATACCGGTGTCCACGCTGGCCGGTCCGTTGGTGGCGTTGCAGTCGATCGTGGATCTGTTCATGTTTTCAAGTGACGGCAACAATCTTCCAACCACCGCCTTCCAGTTTGCGATCGACGACATCGTGTGGGACGCCGGCACGCCTGCGCAGTCCGCCCCGCAGTATGTGACGCAGGTCGCTCCGACCACGCTCCGATTCACCTCGACCGTAGGCGAATGGGCTGACGTGCACTATGCCGTCAATAACGGTGGCCAGATGAACGTCCGCATGCGTCTTCAAAACGGCGTCAGCACATTCGAGGCCAGCGGACTGAAGGTTGGCGACGTGGTTCGCTACAATTTTACGTACTGGGACGCCGCCGCGAATCACGCTGTCGATACCGTTCCGCAAACCTATACGATGCAATGA
- the lipA gene encoding lipoyl synthase, with amino-acid sequence MTTETTSSTAPAYNPSEKQKGASKTSRIPIKIVPVEQVERLKKPEWIRVKAASASSRFYEIKDILRENKLVTVCEEASCPNIGECFGKGTATFMIMGDKCTRRCPFCDVGHGRPDPLDVNEPGNLANTIAKLRLSYVVITSVDRDDLRDGGAGHFVECITKTKALSPKTQIEVLVPDFRGRLEKALAIFADGLPDVMNHNLETVPRLYKEARPGADYLHSLKLLKDFKAMYPHVKTKSGLMVGLGETDEEILQVMRDMREHDIDMLTIGQYLAPSNSHLPVRRYVHPDVFKMFEEEAYKMGFGHAAVGAMVRSSYHADVQAHNLLEAVNS; translated from the coding sequence ATGACTACCGAGACCACTTCCAGCACCGCCCCCGCTTACAACCCCAGCGAGAAGCAAAAAGGCGCCAGCAAGACCTCGCGCATCCCGATCAAGATCGTGCCGGTCGAGCAGGTGGAGCGCCTGAAAAAGCCGGAGTGGATCCGCGTGAAGGCGGCGTCGGCATCGAGCCGCTTCTACGAAATCAAGGACATCCTGCGCGAGAACAAGCTGGTCACCGTGTGCGAGGAAGCCTCCTGCCCGAACATCGGCGAATGCTTCGGCAAGGGCACCGCCACGTTCATGATCATGGGCGACAAGTGCACCCGCCGTTGCCCGTTCTGCGACGTGGGCCACGGCCGTCCCGATCCGCTGGACGTCAACGAGCCGGGCAACCTGGCCAACACGATCGCCAAGCTGCGCCTGTCGTATGTCGTCATCACGTCGGTGGACCGCGACGACCTGCGTGACGGCGGCGCCGGCCACTTCGTCGAGTGCATCACGAAGACGAAAGCGCTGTCGCCGAAGACGCAGATCGAAGTGCTGGTGCCGGACTTCCGCGGTCGCCTGGAAAAGGCGCTGGCCATCTTCGCGGACGGCCTGCCGGACGTAATGAACCACAACCTGGAAACGGTGCCGCGCCTGTACAAGGAAGCGCGCCCCGGCGCCGACTACCTGCATTCGTTGAAGCTCCTGAAGGACTTCAAGGCGATGTACCCGCACGTGAAGACCAAGTCGGGCCTGATGGTCGGCCTGGGCGAGACGGACGAGGAAATCCTGCAGGTGATGCGCGACATGCGCGAGCACGACATCGACATGCTGACGATCGGCCAGTACCTGGCGCCATCGAACAGCCACCTGCCGGTGCGCCGCTACGTGCACCCGGACGTGTTCAAGATGTTCGAGGAAGAAGCGTACAAGATGGGCTTCGGCCACGCCGCCGTGGGCGCGATGGTGCGCAGCTCGTACCATGCGGACGTGCAGGCGCATAACCTGCTGGAAGCCGTGAACAGCTAA
- the lipB gene encoding lipoyl(octanoyl) transferase LipB: MFTTRPEPAVIRHLGQADYEPTFAAMRAFTDARTADTPDELWIVEHPPVFTLGLGADRGHLLAGAAQIPVVQTDRGGEVTYHGPGQVVIYLLMDLRRNKPGGKLYARQFVHKIEQAIINVLAAYNLAGERVEGAPGIYIADGPKRGAKIAALGLKVRGNGCTYHGVSLNVAMDLAPFTWINPCGYAGLETVDMRTMGVEAALADVQLALAKELVALLDVGAEAAVA, translated from the coding sequence ATGTTCACGACCCGACCCGAACCGGCGGTGATCCGCCACCTCGGTCAAGCCGACTACGAACCGACCTTCGCCGCGATGCGCGCCTTTACCGATGCGCGCACGGCCGACACGCCCGACGAGCTGTGGATCGTCGAGCATCCGCCCGTGTTCACCTTGGGCCTGGGCGCCGACCGCGGCCACTTATTGGCGGGCGCGGCCCAGATCCCGGTGGTGCAGACCGACCGCGGCGGCGAGGTGACGTACCACGGCCCCGGCCAGGTCGTCATCTACCTGCTGATGGACCTGCGCCGCAACAAACCGGGCGGCAAACTGTATGCGCGCCAGTTCGTCCATAAAATCGAGCAGGCGATCATCAATGTGCTGGCGGCGTATAATCTGGCCGGCGAGCGGGTCGAAGGCGCGCCCGGCATCTATATCGCCGATGGCCCGAAACGGGGCGCCAAGATCGCCGCGCTGGGCCTGAAGGTGCGCGGCAACGGCTGCACCTACCACGGCGTGTCGCTGAACGTGGCGATGGACCTGGCGCCGTTCACCTGGATCAACCCGTGCGGCTACGCCGGCCTGGAAACGGTCGACATGCGCACGATGGGTGTCGAGGCCGCGCTGGCCGACGTGCAGCTGGCGCTGGCCAAGGAACTGGTCGCGCTGCTCGACGTGGGCGCCGAAGCCGCCGTCGCCTAA
- a CDS encoding DUF493 family protein, translated as MSSATIGNIMSAIPPKESLIEYPSDFPIKVMGPTHEAFAATIIDVIVKHDPTFHEGKVETRPSSSGNYTGLTVTVRAISREQLDALYAELSGHPMVKVVL; from the coding sequence TTGTCCTCAGCTACGATTGGAAACATCATGTCCGCTATTCCGCCCAAAGAGTCCCTCATCGAATACCCGAGCGACTTCCCGATCAAGGTGATGGGTCCCACGCACGAGGCGTTTGCCGCCACGATCATCGACGTCATCGTCAAGCACGACCCGACTTTCCATGAAGGCAAGGTCGAGACGCGTCCTTCGTCCAGCGGCAACTACACGGGCCTGACCGTGACCGTGCGCGCGATCAGCCGCGAGCAGCTCGACGCGCTGTATGCCGAGCTGTCGGGCCATCCGATGGTCAAGGTGGTGCTGTAA
- a CDS encoding DUF6600 domain-containing protein has translation MNRKTLHFLLLAALVAASSLALADPPTRVGRVAAVEGAVTLRTGDGSESGSLLNWPVSSDHHLITATGARAEVRVGAAAIRLDGDSDLEIEQLDDDVMRLRLHYGAVSVRLRDPALLGGFELATAHARVLLTEPGVVKVEAERVPDSTRVSTLQGVARVEGAGTTLTLRAGKRADVRDDDVATGQALADNFDAWAQNRDRRDETAVATRYLPADVTGYEELDRHGSWTVSSEYGPLWAPRNVAADWAPYRDGRWTWLSPWGWTWVDNAPWGYAPSHYGRWVLVNRRWCWAPGRVVGRPVWAPALVGWVGGPGWAVDFRDRRRAPGLGWYPLSPRDRFVPHYPVSPRYEERLGWRFHDSDRRGPYAPDGRRDGLTVVPRDRFEQRRTVAVNNVPRATIFPNTIQTLPPGVPVTPPGVSSRPGDRNGDGVADRLQRDRNHDGIADGVQGPDRNRDGIADRLQTPDRNRDGIADGMQPRPDRIITTERWPERDRNHDGIADRLQRDRNGDGIADAAQGQADPRGDRNRDGIPDRAQGLVDPRHDRNGDGIADRAQGHAITTMTPGQFAPAAEQAERRHRLLEEQVERRRELMDARRQQNEQRWNGRPAQPAPAAPAPVVTAPNPRAVFAPAAPPPAAPAPVVPRPAPAPPPAPVAPPPPQAQPQPPAQPQAQPQAPAQPGGQHRGPRQPRQDGIRER, from the coding sequence ATGAACCGCAAGACCCTGCACTTCCTGCTGCTGGCGGCCCTCGTGGCCGCCTCGTCCCTGGCGTTGGCCGATCCGCCGACCCGGGTCGGTCGCGTCGCCGCCGTCGAGGGCGCGGTGACGCTGCGCACGGGCGATGGCAGCGAGTCGGGCTCGCTGCTGAACTGGCCGGTCAGCTCGGACCACCACCTCATCACGGCAACCGGTGCCCGGGCCGAGGTGCGGGTGGGCGCCGCCGCCATCCGGCTCGACGGCGACAGCGACCTGGAAATCGAACAACTGGACGACGACGTGATGCGCCTGCGCCTGCACTATGGCGCCGTCAGCGTCCGCCTGCGCGATCCCGCCCTGCTGGGCGGTTTTGAACTGGCCACGGCCCATGCGCGCGTGCTGCTGACGGAACCGGGCGTCGTCAAGGTCGAGGCCGAACGCGTGCCCGACAGCACGCGCGTGAGTACGCTGCAAGGCGTCGCCCGCGTCGAAGGCGCCGGCACGACCTTGACGCTGCGCGCCGGCAAGCGCGCCGACGTGCGCGACGACGACGTCGCCACCGGCCAGGCGCTGGCGGACAATTTCGATGCCTGGGCGCAGAATCGCGACCGCCGCGACGAGACGGCCGTTGCCACGCGCTACCTGCCGGCCGACGTGACGGGGTATGAAGAGCTGGACCGTCACGGCAGCTGGACCGTCAGCAGCGAATACGGTCCGCTGTGGGCACCGCGTAACGTGGCGGCCGACTGGGCGCCCTACCGCGACGGCCGCTGGACCTGGCTGTCGCCGTGGGGCTGGACCTGGGTCGACAATGCCCCCTGGGGCTATGCCCCCAGCCATTACGGCCGCTGGGTGCTGGTCAACCGGCGCTGGTGCTGGGCGCCGGGCCGCGTGGTCGGCCGCCCGGTATGGGCGCCCGCGCTGGTGGGCTGGGTCGGCGGTCCTGGCTGGGCCGTCGATTTCCGGGACCGCCGCCGCGCGCCGGGCCTCGGCTGGTATCCGCTGTCGCCGCGCGACCGCTTCGTGCCGCACTACCCGGTCTCACCGCGCTACGAGGAACGGCTGGGCTGGCGCTTCCACGACAGCGACCGGCGCGGCCCGTATGCACCGGACGGGCGCCGCGACGGCCTGACCGTCGTGCCGCGCGACCGCTTCGAACAGCGCCGCACGGTGGCCGTCAATAACGTGCCGCGTGCCACGATCTTCCCGAACACGATACAAACGCTGCCACCGGGCGTGCCGGTGACGCCGCCGGGCGTGAGTTCTCGCCCCGGCGACCGCAATGGCGACGGCGTTGCCGACCGCCTGCAGCGCGACCGCAACCACGATGGCATCGCCGACGGCGTGCAGGGCCCCGACCGCAACCGCGACGGTATCGCCGACCGCCTGCAAACGCCGGACCGCAACCGCGACGGCATCGCCGACGGCATGCAGCCGCGCCCGGACCGCATCATCACGACGGAGCGCTGGCCGGAGCGCGACCGCAACCATGACGGCATCGCCGACCGCCTGCAGCGCGACCGCAACGGCGATGGCATCGCCGACGCGGCGCAAGGCCAGGCCGATCCGCGCGGCGACCGCAATCGCGACGGTATTCCGGATCGCGCCCAGGGACTCGTCGATCCGCGCCACGACCGCAACGGCGACGGCATCGCCGACCGCGCCCAGGGCCACGCGATCACGACGATGACGCCGGGGCAGTTCGCCCCGGCCGCCGAGCAGGCCGAGCGCCGCCACCGCCTGCTGGAAGAGCAGGTGGAACGCCGCCGCGAGTTGATGGACGCGCGCCGCCAGCAGAACGAGCAGCGCTGGAACGGGCGTCCGGCCCAGCCGGCGCCGGCCGCGCCGGCGCCGGTTGTCACGGCACCCAACCCGCGCGCGGTGTTTGCGCCAGCCGCCCCGCCTCCGGCCGCGCCGGCGCCCGTGGTGCCGCGGCCGGCACCGGCGCCACCGCCCGCTCCCGTCGCTCCGCCCCCGCCGCAGGCCCAACCGCAGCCGCCAGCACAGCCGCAAGCACAGCCGCAAGCGCCGGCGCAGCCCGGCGGCCAGCATCGCGGCCCGCGCCAACCGCGCCAGGATGGGATACGCGAGCGCTGA
- a CDS encoding LysE family transporter produces MSFATWLGFAISAIIIAISPGSGAVLSMSHGLSYGVRKASATVMGLQLGLLLVLFIAGAGVGSLLLASEFAFNVVKTVGALYLIWLGLSQWRAKVAGGADVGVSKQTTLPSTGRRVLTGFLTNATNPKGIIFMVAVLPQFITQGEPVLPQLLILAVTMVAIDMTVMHGYALLASTMQGYFRDPRALRMQNRVFGGLLMAVGTALFFVKRQA; encoded by the coding sequence ATGAGTTTTGCCACCTGGCTCGGTTTTGCCATTTCCGCCATCATCATTGCCATCTCGCCCGGGTCCGGCGCCGTGTTGTCGATGTCGCACGGCTTGTCCTACGGCGTGCGCAAGGCCAGCGCCACCGTCATGGGCCTGCAGCTGGGGCTGCTGCTGGTGCTGTTCATTGCCGGCGCCGGCGTCGGCTCGTTGCTGCTGGCCTCCGAGTTCGCGTTCAATGTCGTCAAGACGGTCGGCGCGCTCTACCTGATCTGGCTGGGCCTGTCGCAATGGCGCGCCAAGGTGGCTGGCGGCGCCGACGTCGGCGTCAGCAAGCAGACCACATTGCCCTCGACGGGGCGGCGCGTGCTGACGGGTTTTCTCACCAATGCGACAAATCCGAAAGGCATCATCTTCATGGTGGCGGTGCTGCCGCAGTTCATCACGCAGGGCGAACCGGTGCTGCCGCAGTTGCTGATCCTGGCGGTGACGATGGTCGCCATCGACATGACGGTCATGCACGGCTATGCGCTGCTGGCCTCGACGATGCAGGGCTATTTCCGCGACCCGCGCGCGCTGCGCATGCAGAACCGCGTGTTTGGCGGCCTGCTGATGGCCGTGGGCACGGCGCTGTTCTTCGTCAAGCGCCAGGCCTGA
- a CDS encoding DUF808 domain-containing protein, translating into MAGTSLLALIDDIATILDDVAAMSKVAAKKTAGVLGDDLALNAQQVAGVKADRELPVVWAVAVGSLKNKAILVPAALAISAFAPWGVTPLLMIGGAYLCFEGFEKLAHKFLHSKEEDEQHHAELVAAVTNPEVDLCALEKEKISGAIRTDFILSAEIIVIALGTVSAAPFSQQVAVLVSIAAIMTVGVYGIVAGIVKMDDAGLYLSQRAGGGLGAVRAFGRFLLAAAPKLMKLLSVLGTVAMFMVGGGILTHGIPLLHDVIHHAAESAQAVGGVGPALGWLTPHVADIVVGVLTGAVVLAVVSVATKVWGKLKGKN; encoded by the coding sequence ATGGCCGGAACCAGCCTGCTTGCCCTGATCGACGATATTGCCACCATTCTCGACGACGTCGCCGCCATGAGCAAGGTGGCCGCGAAAAAAACCGCCGGCGTGCTGGGCGACGATCTGGCGCTGAACGCGCAGCAGGTTGCGGGCGTCAAGGCGGACCGCGAATTGCCCGTTGTCTGGGCCGTGGCGGTGGGTTCGCTGAAGAACAAGGCCATCCTTGTGCCGGCCGCGCTGGCCATCAGCGCCTTCGCGCCGTGGGGCGTGACGCCACTGCTGATGATCGGCGGCGCCTATCTGTGCTTCGAGGGTTTTGAGAAGCTGGCGCACAAATTCTTGCACAGCAAGGAAGAAGACGAGCAGCATCATGCCGAGCTCGTCGCCGCCGTGACCAACCCCGAGGTCGACCTGTGCGCGCTGGAGAAGGAAAAGATCAGCGGTGCCATTCGTACCGACTTCATCCTGTCCGCCGAGATTATCGTCATCGCACTGGGCACCGTGTCGGCCGCCCCGTTCAGCCAGCAGGTGGCCGTGCTGGTCAGCATTGCCGCCATCATGACGGTGGGCGTCTACGGCATCGTCGCCGGCATCGTCAAGATGGACGATGCCGGCCTGTACCTGAGCCAGCGCGCTGGCGGCGGTCTGGGCGCCGTGCGCGCGTTCGGCCGCTTCCTGCTGGCCGCCGCGCCCAAGCTGATGAAGCTGCTGTCCGTGCTGGGCACCGTGGCCATGTTCATGGTCGGCGGCGGCATCCTGACACATGGCATCCCGCTGCTGCACGACGTTATCCATCACGCCGCCGAGTCGGCCCAGGCGGTGGGCGGCGTGGGCCCGGCGCTGGGCTGGCTGACGCCACACGTGGCCGATATCGTTGTCGGCGTGCTGACCGGTGCAGTCGTGCTGGCCGTGGTTTCCGTTGCCACCAAAGTGTGGGGCAAACTGAAAGGCAAGAACTAA
- a CDS encoding methyl-accepting chemotaxis protein has translation MRKNLPVTNQEVDLDPDQAIVSKTDLEGNIVYVNPYFIQISGFTEEELIGAPQNIVRHPDMPPQAFADLWASIRAGTPWTGLVKNRCKNGDFYWVKANITPIKEAGRTVGYMSVRTRPERSQVNAAIAAYRALAEGRKDLEIRHGQIIRRGLPHLLGRLSHVSLAMRIWLSTSVVNTLLLGVCIASLFAESTTGAVRYGIFGATFVGLLINVFLWYTLRVGMLQPLARAVEGARRIAAGDLSGTFETHSTDEAGQLLRALEQMNNNLIATIRDVRVNVETMAVATRQIAAGNADLSGRTESQAASLEETASSVDEFSSTVKANADNSLQANTLAMAASDVAVQGGAIVSEVITTMDEINNSSKQIVDIIALIEGIAFQTNILALNAAVEAARAGEQGRGFAVVAGEVRNLAQRSSVAAKDIKHLIEVSVSKVGTGMERAHRAGATMEQVVTSVKQVTSIMQEISIASREQSAGVDQVNKAIAHMDQVTQQNAALVEEAAAAASSLAEEANGLTQAVSLFNFGKSNVRAPARRPAARDMKRLAACPTPETEERS, from the coding sequence ATGCGCAAGAATTTGCCCGTCACTAACCAGGAAGTCGACCTCGACCCGGATCAGGCGATCGTCTCGAAAACCGACCTGGAAGGCAACATCGTTTATGTGAACCCGTATTTCATCCAGATCAGCGGCTTTACGGAAGAGGAACTGATCGGCGCACCGCAGAACATCGTGCGTCATCCCGACATGCCGCCACAGGCCTTCGCCGACCTGTGGGCGTCGATCCGCGCCGGCACGCCATGGACGGGCCTGGTCAAGAACCGCTGCAAGAACGGCGATTTCTATTGGGTGAAAGCCAACATCACGCCGATCAAGGAAGCCGGCCGCACCGTCGGCTACATGTCCGTGCGCACCCGTCCCGAGCGCAGCCAGGTGAACGCGGCCATCGCCGCCTACCGCGCGCTGGCCGAGGGCCGCAAGGATCTCGAGATCCGCCACGGCCAGATCATCCGCCGCGGCCTGCCCCACCTGTTGGGCCGCCTGTCGCACGTGTCGCTGGCGATGCGCATCTGGCTGTCGACCAGCGTCGTCAACACGCTGCTGCTGGGCGTCTGCATCGCCAGCCTGTTCGCCGAGAGCACCACGGGCGCGGTCCGCTACGGCATCTTCGGCGCCACCTTCGTTGGCCTCCTGATCAACGTCTTCCTGTGGTACACGCTGCGGGTCGGCATGCTGCAACCGCTGGCCCGGGCCGTGGAAGGCGCGCGCCGCATCGCGGCCGGCGACCTGTCCGGCACCTTCGAGACGCACAGCACGGACGAAGCGGGCCAGCTGCTGCGCGCCCTGGAGCAGATGAACAACAACCTGATCGCGACGATCCGCGACGTGCGCGTCAATGTCGAGACGATGGCCGTGGCCACGCGCCAGATCGCCGCCGGCAACGCCGACCTGTCCGGCCGCACCGAATCGCAGGCCGCCAGCCTGGAAGAGACGGCATCGTCGGTCGATGAGTTCTCCTCGACCGTGAAGGCCAACGCCGACAACTCGCTGCAGGCCAATACGCTGGCGATGGCCGCCTCCGACGTGGCGGTGCAGGGCGGCGCCATCGTCTCCGAAGTGATCACCACGATGGACGAGATCAACAACTCGTCGAAGCAGATCGTCGACATCATCGCGCTGATCGAAGGCATCGCCTTCCAGACCAATATCCTGGCGTTGAACGCCGCCGTCGAGGCGGCGCGTGCCGGGGAACAGGGCCGCGGCTTTGCCGTCGTGGCAGGCGAGGTGCGCAACCTGGCGCAGCGCTCGTCGGTGGCGGCCAAGGACATCAAGCACCTGATCGAAGTGTCGGTGTCGAAGGTTGGCACGGGCATGGAGCGGGCGCACCGCGCCGGTGCCACGATGGAGCAGGTGGTCACGTCCGTCAAGCAGGTCACCAGCATCATGCAGGAGATCTCGATCGCCTCGCGCGAGCAGAGCGCCGGCGTCGACCAGGTCAACAAGGCCATCGCCCACATGGACCAGGTGACGCAGCAGAACGCGGCCCTGGTCGAGGAAGCGGCGGCCGCCGCCAGCAGCCTGGCCGAGGAAGCCAACGGCCTGACGCAAGCGGTCAGCCTGTTCAACTTCGGCAAATCCAACGTGCGTGCCCCGGCACGCCGCCCCGCGGCCAGGGACATGAAACGGCTGGCCGCCTGCCCAACCCCAGAAACAGAAGAACGATCATGA